A region from the Polaribacter sp. Hel1_33_78 genome encodes:
- a CDS encoding ribonucleoside-diphosphate reductase subunit alpha, whose product MYVAKRDGKKEPVMFDKITSRVKKMCYGLNKIVDPVKVAMRVIEGLYDGVTTSELDNLAAETAATMTTAHPDYAKLAARIAVSNLHKNTKKSFSDTMDDLYYYVNPRTEKKAPLLADDVYKIIKDNAEKLDSTIIYNRDFNYDYFGFKTLERSYLLKLNGQIAERPQHMLMRVSIGIHKNDIDEAIATYELMSKKYFTHATPTLFNAGTPKPQMSSCFLLQMQDDSIEGIYDTLKQTAKISQSAGGIGLSLHNIRATGSYIAGTNGTSNGIVPMLKVFNDTARYVDQGGGKRKGSFAMYLEPWHADIFDFLDLKKNHGKEEMRARDLFYAMWISDLFMERVQEDADWTLMCPHECPHLYDSYGEEFERLYTSYEAAGKGRKTIKARELWEKILESQIETGTPYMLYKDAVNRKTNQKNLGTIRSSNLCTEIMEYTAKDEVAVCNLASIALPMFISEKENGEKFFNHKKLFDVTKKVTRNLDTVIDANFYPVIEAENSNFRHRPIGLGIQGLADAFIMLRLPFTSEEAQKLNQEIFETMYFAAVTSSMEIAKAKGAYSTFKGSPMSEGEFQFNMWGIKDDELSGNWNWGKLRKDVIQHGVRNSLLVAPMPTASTSQILGNNEAFEPYTSNIYTRRVLSGEFIVVNKHLLEDLVELNLWDNDMKESIMRANGSIQHIEEIPAELRELYKTVWEMSMKDIIDMARHRGYFIDQSQSLNLFMKDPDFGKLTSMHFYGWKSGLKTGMYYLRTKSAVNATQFTVSKEKKAAVIEEEKPMSPAEFKAMVDASKNGTPDDDCLMCGS is encoded by the coding sequence ATGTATGTAGCTAAAAGAGACGGCAAGAAAGAACCAGTGATGTTCGATAAAATCACATCAAGAGTTAAAAAAATGTGTTACGGATTGAACAAAATAGTAGATCCAGTAAAAGTTGCAATGCGTGTAATTGAAGGTTTGTATGATGGAGTAACTACTTCAGAATTAGATAACTTAGCCGCTGAAACTGCAGCTACAATGACTACAGCACATCCAGATTATGCTAAATTAGCTGCAAGAATAGCCGTTTCTAATTTACATAAAAACACTAAAAAATCATTTTCAGATACTATGGATGATTTATATTATTATGTAAATCCACGTACAGAGAAAAAAGCACCATTATTGGCTGATGATGTATATAAAATCATCAAAGACAATGCGGAAAAATTAGATTCTACTATTATTTACAATAGAGACTTTAATTATGACTATTTTGGTTTTAAAACTTTGGAACGTTCTTATCTGTTAAAATTGAACGGTCAAATTGCAGAACGTCCACAACATATGTTAATGCGTGTTTCTATAGGTATTCATAAGAATGATATTGATGAAGCAATAGCTACTTATGAATTAATGAGTAAAAAGTACTTTACACATGCAACACCAACATTATTCAATGCAGGTACTCCAAAACCACAAATGTCTTCTTGTTTTTTGCTACAGATGCAAGATGATAGTATTGAAGGAATTTATGATACTTTAAAACAAACAGCAAAAATTTCACAATCTGCAGGAGGTATCGGTTTGTCTTTACACAACATTAGAGCAACAGGTTCTTACATTGCAGGTACTAACGGAACCTCTAATGGAATTGTACCAATGTTAAAGGTTTTTAATGACACAGCACGTTATGTAGATCAAGGAGGAGGAAAACGTAAGGGATCTTTTGCGATGTACTTAGAGCCTTGGCATGCTGATATTTTTGATTTTTTAGATTTAAAGAAAAATCACGGAAAAGAAGAAATGCGTGCAAGAGATTTATTCTATGCAATGTGGATTTCGGATCTTTTTATGGAACGTGTTCAAGAAGATGCTGATTGGACTTTAATGTGTCCTCATGAATGTCCACATTTATATGACTCTTATGGAGAAGAATTTGAACGTCTATATACAAGTTACGAAGCCGCAGGTAAAGGTAGAAAAACTATTAAAGCTCGTGAACTTTGGGAGAAAATATTAGAATCTCAAATTGAGACAGGTACTCCTTATATGTTGTATAAAGATGCTGTAAACCGTAAAACGAATCAGAAGAATTTAGGTACAATTCGTTCTTCAAACTTATGTACAGAAATTATGGAATACACTGCAAAAGATGAAGTTGCAGTTTGTAACTTAGCTTCTATTGCTTTACCAATGTTTATTTCTGAAAAAGAAAATGGAGAAAAATTCTTCAATCATAAAAAATTATTCGATGTTACTAAAAAAGTAACTCGTAATTTAGATACTGTAATCGATGCTAATTTTTATCCTGTAATTGAAGCAGAAAATTCTAACTTTAGACATAGACCAATTGGTTTAGGTATTCAAGGTTTAGCAGATGCTTTTATTATGTTGCGTTTACCTTTTACTTCGGAAGAGGCTCAAAAATTAAATCAAGAAATTTTTGAAACAATGTACTTTGCAGCTGTAACTTCTTCAATGGAAATTGCGAAAGCAAAAGGAGCGTATTCTACATTTAAAGGTTCTCCGATGTCTGAAGGAGAATTTCAATTTAATATGTGGGGAATCAAAGATGATGAATTAAGTGGAAATTGGAATTGGGGTAAATTACGTAAAGATGTAATCCAACATGGAGTTAGAAACTCTTTATTGGTAGCACCAATGCCTACTGCATCAACTTCCCAAATTTTAGGAAACAATGAAGCTTTTGAACCATACACATCTAATATTTATACAAGAAGAGTATTATCAGGAGAATTTATTGTTGTAAATAAACATTTACTTGAAGATTTAGTGGAGCTAAATTTGTGGGATAATGATATGAAAGAAAGCATTATGCGTGCAAATGGGTCTATTCAACACATTGAAGAGATTCCTGCTGAATTAAGAGAATTGTATAAAACAGTTTGGGAAATGAGTATGAAAGATATTATTGATATGGCGCGCCATAGAGGGTATTTTATCGATCAATCTCAGTCTTTAAACTTATTCATGAAAGACCCTGATTTTGGAAAATTAACTTCAATGCATTTTTATGGATGGAAATCTGGTTTAAAAACAGGAATGTATTATTTAAGAACAAAATCAGCAGTAAATGCAACTCAGTTTACAGTTTCTAAAGAAAAGAAAGCAGCTGTTATAGAGGAAGAGAAACCAATGAGTCCTGCGGAATTTAAAGCCATGGTAGACGCTTCTAAAAATGGAACACCAGATGATGATTGTTTGATGTGTGGTTCTTAA